TCATTGAAATTTTCAAGAAATATGATGTTTCTTTCAGCTTAGGTGATTCCCTGCGTCCTGGCTGTACCCATGATGCTTCTGATGCTGCACAATTAGCTGAATTGAAAACCCTCGGACAGTTAACTCGCAAAGCCTGGGAACACGATGTCCAGGTAATGGTAGAAGGGCCTGGACACGTCCCAATGGATCAAATTGAATTCAACGTCCGCAAGCAAATGGAAGAGTGTTCTGAAGCACCTTTCTATGTGTTGGGGCCATTGGTAACAGATATTGCTCCTGGCTATGACCACATTACTTCCGCTATTGGCGCAGCAATGGCTGGCTGGTATGGTACAGCAATGTTGTGCTACGTCACCCCTAAAGAACACTTAGGTCTACCCAACGCTGAAGATGTCCGCAATGGATTGATTGCTTACAAGATAGCAGCCCACGCCGCCGACATTGCCAGACATCGCCCAGGCGCAAGAGATAGAGATGATGAACTCTCCCGCGCTCGTTATAACTTCGACTGGAACCGTCAGTTTGAATTATCACTCGACCCAGAAAGAGCGAAGGAATATCACGACGAAACTTTACCCGCAGACATCTACAAAACGGCTGAATTTTGTTCGATGTGTGGGCCTAAATTCTGTCCGATGCAAACTAAGGTTGATGCTGATGCGCTGACAGAACTAGAGAAGTTCTTGGAGAGAGAAAAGGTAACTCAAGGTTAATTACTAGTTAATAGCCCCAGATGTGCAATCTGGGGCTATACCAACAAGCCTGCGATCGCAGGCTAATTTTTTTCACATCAAAATGACGACATTCCTCACAGACTCGACTGATATTAAAAGGGTTCATTTCTCCTCAAAACTGAATTTAAATCAGCGCAGTGAATTGGGACAGTTTTTCACTCCCGCCCCAGTTGCTAGGTTGATGGCGAGACAATTCAGCAATTTATCTGGTCATGTTAGTCTTTTAGATCCTGGGGCGGGAGTTGGTGCGTTAACTGCTGCATTTGTCGAACAACTATTAGCAAATCCTCAAAATATTGAAAGTTGTTTACTCACAGCTTATGAAGTTGAATCAGCTTTTATACCATCTTTGCGGCAATGCCTTACAGAGTGTTGTGTCGCTTTAGAAAAAATAGGGATTACAGCAAATTATTGCTTACATCAAGAAAGTTTTATTGAGAATATTAGTGAAACTAATTTACCACTTTTCAATCTGCCATCTAGTAGTTTTACCCATGCAATTCTCAACCCACCTTATAAAAAAATTAATAGCCAATCAATAGAAAGAAAAATCTTAGCTCAACTAGGAATTGAAACTGTAAATTTATATAGCGCATTTGTTTGGCTAACTTTTTTAAATTTATCTCATAACGGAGAGATAGTTGCTATTACGCCTAGAAGTTTTTGCAATGGTCTTTATTTTAGACCTTTTCGGCAAGCTTTTTTGCAAACTATGGCACTTTCAAAGATTCATCTTTTTGAGAGCCGTTCAGCAGCTTTCAGCGAAGATAAGGTATTACAAGAAAATATTATTTTTCACGCAATTAAAACACAAGTTAGACCTGATTATGTAGAAATAACCAGAAATATTGAGAGCTATATAGAAGAATTTTTAGAATTAAGATATGTTCCTTATAGCGAAGTTGTTAATGCTCATGATTCTGAAAGTTTTATTCATATTGTGACCAACTCTCTGGAAGATTATCTGAGAGCGCAAATGAATCAATTTTCGTCTACTTTAGATGACCTTGGCTTAGAAGTTTCGACGGGGCCAGTTGTGGATTTTCGTCTCAAATCAGCGTTGAGAACTTGCTGCGATAATAACAGTGTGCCATTGATTTATCCAGAAGCGATCAAGGCAGGGAAAGTATGTTTTCCCCCTAGTAATCCCCGTAAAGCGATCGCTATTACACAAAACCCAGAAACAGCAAAATGGTTAGTCCCATCAGGTTGGTATGTTTTAACAAAGCGATTTTCAGCTAAAGAAGAAAAGCGTCGTGTTGTAGCTGCTGTGTGTCCTCCTAGCGATTTTCCGGTATTTGGTATAGAAAATCACCTAAATTATTACCATGCTCACGGTCAGGGAATGAACCCTGATTTAGCACGAGGTTTAACAGCATTTCTCAATTCAACTTTATTAGATAGTTACTTCCGCCAATTTAGTGGACACACACAAGTCAACGCCACAGACTTACGGAAACTTAAATACCCTAGCAAAGATGATTTAATTCGATTAGGAAGCCAAATTGGTGATTCTCACTTAGATCAGGAACAACTTGATCAAGTTGTACATCAAACTTTGTCGATTATGAGCGAAGCCACAAATGCAATTCAGGCGAGTAAACGAATTGAGGAGGCGTTAGCAATTCTCAAAGCTATTTCTGCTCCTAAAGCTCAACAGAACGAACGATCTGCATTGTGTTTACTGGCTTTAGCAGACATTCGGCCTGAAACATCTTGGTATCAAGCAACAGCACCAAGACGCAGAATCACAGAAATGATGGATTGGTTTCGTGATCACTACGGTAAACAATATGCACCAAATACACGCGAAACAGTGCGACGACAGACAATGCACCAGTTTGTGCAGATGGGGATAGTTGTAGAGAATCCAGATCAACCAGAGCGACCGATTAACAGCCCAAAATGGTGTTATCAACTTCATCAACAAGCATTATCACTGATTAAATTGTACGCTTCGGAACAATGGGAAGAAGCTCGTCACAATTATGCTGTTTCAGTGACAAATTTATTGCAGGACAGAAAGCGAAATAGACCAATAATTCCTGTAACACTACCTAATGGTCAAGCTATTCAACTTTCATCGGGTGGACAGAATTTATTAATCAAAGACATTTTAGAAAGTTTCTGTCCCAAATTTACACCTAGAGGTTTTGTGATTTATGTAGGTGATGCTGGAGATAAGTTTATTATCAATGAAACTCAGAAATTCCGAGAACTGGGAATTGAGCTAGACACTCACGGTAAAATGCCAGATATTGTAGTTTACTATGAGCAACAAGACTGGCTGATATTAATAGAGGCTGTGACAAGTCATGGCCCAGTCAACTTGAAACGCCGCAATGAATTAAAGCAACTGTTTCAGTCTAGTCGTAAAGGATTGGTGTTTGTAACTGCCTTTCCCAGTCGTCAGGAAATGACTCGGTATCTAGCTGAGATTTCTTGGGAAACAGAGGTGTGGATAGCAGATCAACCTGATCACATGATTCATTTTAATGGGGAAAGATTTCTTGGCCCGTATGAAAGCTAAGGTGTTTAACTAGCTATTTAAATATCACTACTGTTATCGTTTTCAGTATTCCCAGTCTTCTCAAGATTCTGGCTGAAATACAGCTTCACAATCGCCTCTTACATCACCTTCAACACCCATACAGCCCGACTTTGCTGGAAATATTTTAATATAGCATCAGGATAAGTTTAGTTTTGGCTATTCTCACCAGACTAATATGATGCTGAATTTAGTTAGGTATTTTGCTACGATCGCTGTTTGATAGACCTAACTGTGATAGTGGTAAATTTATAATAAGTATGTTAGTAAAACGCAAAAGCCGCAGTATCGCTGCTGTTCTCGCTTTTTCTGGTACGCTCACCATTTCAGGACTGCACAAGTTTTATTTAGGACAGCCGGTGTGGGGTATTTTATATGTTCTGCTTTCTTGGACACCAATTCCCAAGGTAGCTAGTGCTATTGAAGGCGTTTGGTATTTAGCTCTAGATGAAGAAGCTTTTGACCGGAATTTTAATCAGGGTAAGTCAGCCGTTAAGTTTTCCCAACAAGCAAGCAATCAAGTAGAAACGGTGGCGAATGCTTTGCGTGAGTTAGATGCACTGCGTCAAGATGGTCTAATTTCGGAATATGAATTTGAGCAAAAGCGCCGCCAGCTGCTCGACCAAATTTCTTGATACAAGTAAAGATGATGCACAACTGGCTACCTTTAAACTTCAAGTTACAAAAACTTCGTGCCAAACTGCTCAATGATCCTTACTATCGGTTGCAATCTGGCGAAGAAATTCAAATAGCGGCACAATTAGGTATCCGCATTGATGTAAATCAAGCAACGGTAGATGATTGGTTACGCTTACCAGGCTTGTCGATTCACCAGGCGCGATCGCTTGTAGAACTTTCCCGTTCTGGGGTTAAATTTTACTGTATCGAAGATATTGCAGCCGCTTTGAGTTTACCTGTGCAAAGACTCAAGCCATTAGAGCCACTGCTGCATTTTGTTTACTATGACAACGAATCTTTGGTTCATTCCACTAATTTAGTCAACCCAAATACCGCTACAGTCGAGATTTTGGCGCAAACACCATTTTTTGATTTATCTTTGGCTCAAGCGGTTGTAGAAAATCGCCAAGTCAATGGACTATACCGGAATTTAGCTGATTTTCAGCAAAGATTGCAGTTGTCTGCCGAGGCGATCGCTCAGTTAATGTATTTTCTGCGATTTTAATTAATAGCTGGTTGCCATTTGTCATCTTATATTTCTCTACTAAATTTAGTAAATATACACAGATTTATTAAATTATTTATTAATTAAAAGATCCCTTATGTTAAATCATTGATCCCTGACTTATTCAATAAGTCGATGGTGTCAGCTTTATAGCCATCTTCAGTTAGATTTAAATAAAAATTAATCACCAAACACTTACAAACAGGGACTTTCGAGCGCATTGCCTCTTCTGGAATGTATAACTTTTTTATGTCTTTGTTATGTTTAGCAATTAATATCAGCTTTCTCTATCTTGCTGAAAATTGGGCATAAATTTTTTTGAATTTATATAATCTCTAATTAATTGTCAAAAAATGATGACATTTGTCTAGAGGTATTCATAAAAACTTATTTCCCAAAATATTTTATATATATATTCCCTTGGTTACAAAGTGTTAAGAAATTCTTATTAAAAAATATTGCTACTACTTGATTTTGTTGTTAACGTGTGTTTAGCGCGCTGCTGATCAATGCTCTGAATCTAAAAGAGGTAATAACTATGAGCCATATCTATGTCAGCCAATAGCGTAAAGTATTGATTTGCCATTTGGAAGGTAGAGAGAGGATTTCCGCAATGCAGATTGACACACAAATATCTGATTTGCTAACAGCTGAGTTCTCCTCTGAAATTCAACAATAATCGATGATTTGTCTTACCCGCGGGAAACGAGTAGCTGTAATTGCGTCTATCTGCAAGCCAAAAACGCGGACTAAGACTTAAATTCTGGAGATGAAACTGATGAAAATTCAAGGTAATGTTGCTCTAATAACAGGGGCTTCTCGTGGTATTGGTAAAGCGATCGCCCTAGCGCTGGCGCAACAAGGAATGAAAAAGCTAATTTTAATAGCGCGCGATCGCCAAAAGTTAACTGAAGTCGCCGAAGAAATCGAAGTGCTGGGAACAGAAGCCGTCATCATGACACTAGATTTAACTCGCGCCACTGAAGTAAATATTGCTGTAGCGCAACTATGGCGCAATCATGGCCCGATTCATCTACTGGTAAACTGTGCAGGAGTTGCATATCAAACTTCATTCTTGCGTTCTAAACTTTTGCAAGTGCAAGAAGAACTTTCGGTGAATTTGTTGGGAATGTATACCCTAACTAGTTTGATAGCGCGACGGATGGCGAGCCAAAGACAAGGGACAATTGTCAATGTCTCTAGTTTAATGGGGAAAGTCGCTGCACCGACGATGGCAACATATTCAGCCACCAAGTTTGCCATCTTAGGATTTACCCAAGCCTTGCGTCAGGAACTAGCCGAGTACAATATTCAAGTCAAAGCCTTATTACCTTCCCTCACCGACACAGATATGGTGCGCGACTTGCAACTATTCCGTTGGGTGATCCCGATGACACCGCAACAAGTAGCGCAAGCATTGATAGTTGGATTGCAGAATGATGCACCAGAAATTTTAGTAGGATGGCAAAGTCATTTAGCTGTATGGTGTCAACGCCTCGCCCCTTGGTTGCTGGAGTTAATTTTAAAAATCGCCGCACCACCAAAAAAGCAGCAGTTTGAAGAAAGACCAAGCTTATTGAGCAGAATTAATCGTTTCTGTGATGTTTTGCTATCGAGAAACGTGACTCCTTTAGCATCTGCACGTAAGTCTTAAGAGATTCTGGCACGCGATCGCCTACTGCAACAATAAAGATACAGTATGAGGGATGAAAAGTTTTATTCCTCATACTTTATGCTTTCCTTCCCTACAACCGTCCCACCAGAAATCATTGATGGTTTACCAAATATTTCTGGCTGGGAAAACGAGGTGCTTGCTGTAGTCAATCACAACGAACCCGTTTTTTTGCCCTCAACTAATATCAAGTTAGAGGATGTTAATGCAGTATTTGCGATCGCCTTACACATGCACCAGCCAACTATCCCCGCAGGATACAACGGCGAACTGATCAGCAATCTGCAATATATGTTTGAACATCCTAATGAAGGCGATAACCACAACGCCGCGCCTTTTGCTTATTGCTACAGCCGGATGGGTGATTTTATCCCCGAACTCATCAGCCAAGGTTGCAATCCCCGCATCATGTTAGATTACTCTGGCAATTTGTTGTGGGGATTGCGTCAGATGGGACGCAACGATATCCTCGACAACCTCAAACGAATTACTTGCGATCGTACTTATCAACCTTACGTCGAATGGTTGGGAACAATGTGGAGTCATGCTGTTGTTCCTTCCACACCAATACCTGATATTAAATTACATATTATTGCTTGGCAACAACATTTTGCAGCTATTTTTGGTTGGGAAGCATTGGCGCGAGTCAAAGGCTTTTCGCCACCAGAAATGCACCTACCAAATCACCCTGATACTCTATTTGAATTTATTAAATCACTCAAAGAATGTGGCTATCGCTGGCTACTAGTCCAAGAACATTCTGTAGAAACAATCAATGGCGAATCGCTGCGGTACAAACATTTACCACACCGTTTAATAGCCCGTAATTCTCAAGGCGAAACAATTAGCATCACCGCCTTGATTAAAACTCAAGGTTCCGATACAAAATTAGTTGCTCAAATGCAGCCATATTACGAAGCGAAAACCCTCTCCAAACAACAAATAGGCAATGTATTAGTACCACCAATCGTTAGTCAAATTGGTGATGGTGAAAATGGCGGGGTGATGATGAATGAATTTCCCAGTGCTTTCAAACAAGCTTGGTGGGATATGGTTAATCATGGTGGTGGGAAATCTGGTGTGATTGGGGTGTGCGGTACAGAATATTTAGAATTAATTGAAGCAGCAGGTTGCAACCCACAAGATTATCCGGCTTGTCAACCAGTAGGACAACATCAAATTTGGCAGAGAGTTGCACCCGATAATTGTCACCCTGAAGCTGTAGAAAATGCCATCCAAGAATTAAAACAAATTAATCCTAACTTCCATGTAGATGGGGCTTCATGGACAAATCATATTAGTTGGGTAAAAGGATATGAAAATGTGTTGTCTCCGATGAACCAACTCAGCAGTTTATTTCATGAAAAAGTAAATAAATCAGAGCTAAATGGTGAATCTGAAACGATTACAAAACAATCTCAATACCGCCAGACATTACTATATAATTTCTTGCTGCAAACTAGCTGTTTTCGTTATTGGGGACAAGGAACTTGGACAGACTATGCGAGAGAAATTTATCAACGTGGGGGGACTTTATTGCAAGCAAATTTATAAACTACAACAGTAGGGTGGACATGATAATACTCACCCTACAAGCTTTCTTGTAAATTTATTTTCTTCTCTGACATCCTACTCTACCCTTCGGAAACACCTGACGGCGACCGGGAAGCTACTTCTTGTTTATACATTCTTTACGCTTTATTTAAAAATATTTATGTAATCTCACGGTGGGTTAGGAGTAAAATCAATTTAAATTTAGTTTAGATAATCAAATTTAAATTTTGGCGTTGCTGAATAAAGGGATGAATTAATTTATATAGGTACAATTTGATACTTCAAATAATGAAGTAATAATTTAATTGAGTGTCTCAGCATTTGTTCTGATTTGGAATAGCATAAAGTTTTTCTGTGAAGGCGTGCAAGATAATGACGTAATCGGGTATTTTCATTTTCTACTCGCGTCATATATGTTTTACTCACAATTTGGTCTCCATCTGGTATAAAACTGGGGTAAACTTTCCAGCCATCGGTCACATAAAAATAGCTTTCCCACTGTTTCACAATTTCCCATAATGGCTCGAATGTTTCCGCACTATGGTCTCCTAAGACCCAGGCTAAAATACCTTGAGTAAAGTGATTTACTGCTGTCCACAACCAGATTTTGTTTTTTTTGAACCTATGAATGTCTCTAATTCATCTAGTTCTCCAACTTCTGGTACAGCATCTTCTTGGGGTACGTCTGGCAGCTTTTCTCCTCTTTGTTTTACCCAAGAGATTATAGTAGTATGATGTACACCTTTAACACGTTCAATCCCACGAAAACCCATCCCATTAAGATACATTTTTAAACATTCTTGTTTAAGTTCCTCTGAGTATCCTTTTGGCGGATCGTACACATCAATAAATTGGCGATCGCAGTTAGTACAGATGTGATTTTGTTTACCTCTCCGTTTTCCATTCTTTCTAATTTCCGTAGACTCACAGTATGGACATTGCACAGTAGATTACCTCAATTCATCCCTCTATTATGCAACGCCTAAATTTTTATATAAAAACTCAGCGAGAGTAACAAAATGTTGTGGCAAAAATGGCAACTATTGTTAGGAATTGCGGCACTAGTGTTGCCATTAACGTTTAGTTTAGCTCACGCCAGGATCAGGATAGATGCAGCGATCACAGCCAAAGCTATTGCCCAAAATTCTATCCCTAATCAACGTCAACACCGTACTGCACTGATTATTGGCAATTCCAATTACAAATTAGCAGACACATTAGCTAATCCTGTCAACGATGCTACAGATATTGCTAACTCCTTACAGCAATTGGGATTTGATGTCATACTCCTTAAAGATGCAGATTTGCGACAAATGGAAGAAGCACTTGAAAGCTTTAATCGCCGTTTGCGTCAGGGAGGAGTGGGACTCTTTTACTATGCAGGCCACGGACTACAAGTAGACGGAGAAAATTATTTAATACCTGTAAATGCGCGGCTGGAAAGAGAACAAGATGTACGTTACGAAGCGATGGCGATGGGTAAAGTACTAAACGTTATGGAAGATGCGGCTAACGATGCTAACTTTATTATTTTAGATGCCTGTCGAAATAATCCCTTCTCTCGTCAATGGCGTTCTCTACAACGTGGTTTAGCAGCACCAACACAATCTGTTAAAGGTACACTCATTGCTTATTCTACCGCACCTGGAAAAGTCGCCTTGGATGGAGATGGCCGCAATAGCCCCTACACTACAGCCTTGTTACGCAATATAAATACTCCCAGCCTAGATGTCGAGCAAATGTTTAAGCAAGTGCGGGCTGAAGTACTTCAAACAACTATTGGAAAACAAACACCTTGGGAATCTTCTTCTCTGGTTGGTTCCTTTGCCTTCAATCTGACAAATGATATTAAAAGAGATAATTTGAAACCTTCTACACCTCAACCATCTCCTCTAACTCCACCAAATTCACAAGGAAAAATAGCTTTTATCCAACCGCCGAGTTTAGTTGAGGTAACGATTAGTTATAGTCGAATTAAAACCTTGGGAGCCACCTATTATTTTACAGTTCACTTACCAGAAAATGCTGGAAGAACATTGCAACAAATTACAATTAACCAGCCTGAGAGTGCAGAATACATTCGCTTTAATCTCAACGAGAGTGTCGCTTTTAAAGGAACGCGTTCTCAGAAAGGAGAAAAACTAGAGTTAAAAGATATTAGCAGCGACGAAAAAACCCAAACTGTATCGTTTACTTTTGATCCTCCTGTGTCTCCTGGTAGTGAAGTTACTATTGGTTTAAAAGCTCTGCAAAATCCTCAAAGAAATGGTGTTTATGTCTTCGGTGTTACAGCATTTCCAATGGGTGAAACATCCAGTGGGCAATTTCTAGGTTTTGGTAAATTTCATTTTATCAGCACATCTAATACTAATTTGTAATTAATAATCTTCTAGGTTTTTTTCTCAGTATTACTAACAGCTATACTTTATACTAAAGGCAAAAGTATTTTAAATTCTGACCCGACACCTACCTGAGAACGGAAATCTAATTTACCACCATGTCTAGCTGTAATAATTCGGTAACTAACACCTAAACTAGTTTCTATATCCGCCCGTTTCTCAGTAGAAAAAGAATCCAAAATTTGTTTTTGAGATTCTGCCGACATCCCTGGACTGTTGTCAACAATGCTAATGCAGACCCAACGAGAATCTGGCACATTTGGTTGGTTTGCTGTTTGTGAAATAACGGCTGTAGTAATGACAATTTGAGGTTGGTTGCTGTTATGACAACTCTTTTGTTGAAATTGCTGTCTCACTGCTTCATCTAATAAACCATCCACAGTTTGACTAAAAATATTCATTAATACTTGGTGTAATTGCCCCATGAAACAAGAAACAGGGGGAATCTTACCATATTTTTTCACAATCTCAATCTCTCCTTTTAAACGACTCTTCAGGAGAAGGATAATCCCATCTATACAAGCATTAATATCTACTGGTTTGGGATAAATTTCATCAATATGACAGAAATTTTGTAAACTGGTGACGAGTTTTTTTAATCTTTCTGCACCAGTGTGGGCGCTTGTCAAAGCTTTGCCTAAATCTTCTTCTAAAAAATCAAATTCAATTTCGTCTTTAAGATAATTAATAGCGGCGGAACTCTGGGGGAAATCTTCAGCGTAAGCTGCTATTAACTTGAGTAAGTCTTGACTATATTTAGATATGTACGTTAAATTTCCCCAAATAAATCCTACAGGGTCTAAAATTTCATGAGCTACGCCATCAACTAACCGCCCTAAGCGTGCCATTTTATCATTTTGAATCATTTGTGCTTGGCTACGTTCGTATCGTACCTGAGTTTCAATTCCTCGAATTTGCCAAGCAGCTAGATTCAAATCATGAATATCTAATAATTTGTAAGTATTTGTCTCTGTTTGCACAACAACAGGTTCAGAAAAAAGTTCAGGCGATCGCTTGAGTGTATGCTGCATTGCTGTTAAGATTGTTGTCGTCTCTGGCAACAGTAAGATTTCTGCGCGTGCATAGCTGTAAAGCTCGCGTAAATTAGCTTTAGCAAATAACTCTTGTCCGAATGGGCGAATGAAAAATTCTAGTATTCTGCGGCGAGAAATCATTCCCAGGAATTTTCCTCTTTCTATCAACACTACTCCTGGTAATTGTGGGTATTTTTCCAAATAACCGATTAGTTCAATACATGTACAACTAATATCTACACCAAAGTTGTACATCGGTAGTTCTTGGAGATTTGACTCTAAACTGAGGTAGTGATTACTGGCAATAGATAAAACTGGTGGTGAGATTAAAGAAGTGAATTCTGGTGACACTGGCAACCCTGATATATATAAGTTTTAAAGAGTAATTAATAAATAAAATGCTGATATTTTAAAGTTAACTGAGTAACTCTTTAGCACTAAATATTACTATATGGTGCAAGTTAAACAGACAAAAAAGGTTGATAAATGGCAAATTGACAACCTCACACGTTATTTTTATGTGTATATTTCGACTCGAATCTTTATTTTATTAACAGATGAATAATTTAAACAACTTAATTCATCAAAATATTAACTAATAATAACAAAAATGATAATTTGCCAGATTTTAGGCAGTAGTAGCCGTGAAAATACTTGGAGTCTTTTTGAGAATTAGCGCCATACATAATGTTTACTAAAAATATTCCAAATTGGTATTGCCGTTTGCTAGTTTCTGTAGTAGAAATCAACCACGACTGATCTTTAATTTACAAAAAGTAAGTTAAAACACGGATATCAGTAACTAAGCGTGATCCCCAAATGTTTAAACTCTGTAAATCCTTGATGAAAATGCGTGGAAGATAACACAAAAATCAGCTAATTTACAGTAAGTATAAACATTAGGTAATTAAACGTCACCTAGTCCTATACCCATCAACCGATAATTCGGAACTATTTCGGAAATCAGACAATCTTCAAAATCGCAATCATCAGTAAATGCACTCATGTAAAATGACTATACTAAAACTAATGGGCGCTAGTTAGCGCTTAAGCAAGACTACGAATTAAACATGTTCTGGTTGTGTCAATGATGTTTAATCACCCGTACATGATTTTGATCACCATTTCGATAGAATGACTAGACATAACTTCAAAACTTTAAACCGCTTTTGACTGCGACACCCATGAATCAACTGAGCAATGGTTTCACGATATTTCTAAGTCTGCTAGTCGAAGCGATGCCTTTTTTGCTCCTAGGGGTTTTATTCTCTAGTTTGCTGCTATTTTTTGTTGATGAGCGCAAATTAGTCGAAAAAATGCCCAAAAATCCGTTGTTGGGCGCTTTAGTTGGCAGTATGGTTGGTTTTTTATTTCCGGTGTGTGAGTGTGGCAATGTGCCGGTAGCGCGGCGTTTGCTGATTCAGGGCGTACCCACACCTGTAGCAATTGGTTTTTTACTAGCTGCGCCAACCATTAATCCCATTGTCATTTGGGCAACTTGGACGGCGTTTCGCGATCAGCCAGAAATAGTAGTTTTACGGGTAGTATTTTCTCTATTAATTGCCACAATTGTTGGCTTTGTCTTCAGTTTTCAAAAGGACTTGCATCCCATACTCCAGCCTGCGATCGCCCGTTATATGAAGTTTAATCCCCCAGCCAAAGTGGAACCGCAACGGCGGGGGAAACGTTACCAAATTCCCCAAGAACCAACCACACCAAATTTGTTGCAATCTGGGACATATATTTTGGGTGGGAAAGCAGGTACACCCACACGCATGGATGGGAGCATATCACCAGCAGATGATCCCCTCGCCAGCCCAAATAAACCACTGGCGGCGAAACTACGCTTGTTGATGGATAACAGCATTCAAGAATTACGGGAACTGGGAGGAGTGATGGTGATTGGTAGTGCGATCGCAGCTGCCATTCAAGTCTTTGCACCCCGTGATTTAATCCTTAGTCTCGGTGCTGGCCCTGTCAGTTCGATCATTGTGATGTTAATTCTGGCAGCAGTTGTTTCTATTTGTTCAACAGTTGACTCCTTTTTTGCCCTATCTTTTGCCTCAGCATTTAGTAGCGGTTCTTTGCTGGCATTTCTGGTCTTTGGGCCAATGATTGACATTAAAAGTATTGGTTTAATGTTATCTATTTTCAAGCCTAGGGCAATTTTTTACCTTTTCGCCTTAGCCGGACAATTGACATTCTTATTTACCATTTTTCTTAACCTCCATGTTCTT
This window of the Nostoc sp. HK-01 genome carries:
- a CDS encoding permease, translated to MNQLSNGFTIFLSLLVEAMPFLLLGVLFSSLLLFFVDERKLVEKMPKNPLLGALVGSMVGFLFPVCECGNVPVARRLLIQGVPTPVAIGFLLAAPTINPIVIWATWTAFRDQPEIVVLRVVFSLLIATIVGFVFSFQKDLHPILQPAIARYMKFNPPAKVEPQRRGKRYQIPQEPTTPNLLQSGTYILGGKAGTPTRMDGSISPADDPLASPNKPLAAKLRLLMDNSIQELRELGGVMVIGSAIAAAIQVFAPRDLILSLGAGPVSSIIVMLILAAVVSICSTVDSFFALSFASAFSSGSLLAFLVFGPMIDIKSIGLMLSIFKPRAIFYLFALAGQLTFLFTIFLNLHVL
- a CDS encoding histidine kinase translates to MSPEFTSLISPPVLSIASNHYLSLESNLQELPMYNFGVDISCTCIELIGYLEKYPQLPGVVLIERGKFLGMISRRRILEFFIRPFGQELFAKANLRELYSYARAEILLLPETTTILTAMQHTLKRSPELFSEPVVVQTETNTYKLLDIHDLNLAAWQIRGIETQVRYERSQAQMIQNDKMARLGRLVDGVAHEILDPVGFIWGNLTYISKYSQDLLKLIAAYAEDFPQSSAAINYLKDEIEFDFLEEDLGKALTSAHTGAERLKKLVTSLQNFCHIDEIYPKPVDINACIDGIILLLKSRLKGEIEIVKKYGKIPPVSCFMGQLHQVLMNIFSQTVDGLLDEAVRQQFQQKSCHNSNQPQIVITTAVISQTANQPNVPDSRWVCISIVDNSPGMSAESQKQILDSFSTEKRADIETSLGVSYRIITARHGGKLDFRSQVGVGSEFKILLPLV